A window of the Enterobacteriaceae bacterium 4M9 genome harbors these coding sequences:
- the groL gene encoding chaperonin GroEL (60 kDa chaperone family; promotes refolding of misfolded polypeptides especially under stressful conditions; forms two stacked rings of heptamers to form a barrel-shaped 14mer; ends can be capped by GroES; misfolded proteins enter the barrel where they are refolded when GroES binds), whose translation MAAKDVKFGNDARVKMLRGVNVLADAVKVTLGPKGRNVVLDKSFGAPTITKDGVSVAREIELEDKFENMGAQMVKEVASKANDAAGDGTTTATVLAQAIVNEGLKAVAAGMNPMDLKRGIDKAVIAAVEELKALSVPCSDSKAIAQVGTISANSDETVGKLIAEAMEKVGKEGVITVEEGTGLQDELDVVEGMQFDRGYLSPYFINKPETGAVELESPFILLADKKVSNIRELLPLLEAVAKAGKPLLIVAEDVEGEALATLVVNTMRGIVKVAAVKAPGFGDRRKAMLQDIAVLTGGTVISEEIGMELEKATLEDLGQAKRVVINKDTTTIIDGVGEEATIQGRVTQIRQQIEEATSDYDREKLQERVAKLAGGVAVIKVGAATEVEMKEKKARVEDALHATRAAVEEGVVAGGGVALVRVAAKIANLKGQNEDQNVGIKVAMRAMEAPLRQIVSNAGEEPSVIANNVKAGDGNYGYNAATEEYGNMIDFGILDPTKVTRSALQYASSVAGLMITTECMVTDLPKDDKADLGAAGGMGGMGGMGGMM comes from the coding sequence ATGGCAGCTAAAGACGTAAAATTCGGTAACGACGCTCGTGTGAAAATGCTGCGCGGCGTTAACGTACTGGCAGATGCAGTAAAAGTAACCCTCGGCCCGAAAGGCCGCAACGTGGTGCTGGATAAATCCTTCGGCGCACCGACCATCACCAAAGACGGCGTTTCCGTAGCACGCGAAATCGAACTGGAAGACAAGTTCGAAAACATGGGCGCGCAGATGGTTAAAGAAGTGGCCTCTAAAGCGAACGACGCAGCAGGCGACGGCACCACCACCGCAACCGTACTGGCGCAGGCTATCGTTAACGAAGGCCTGAAAGCCGTGGCTGCGGGTATGAACCCGATGGATCTCAAGCGCGGTATCGACAAAGCCGTTATCGCCGCTGTAGAAGAGCTGAAAGCGCTGTCTGTACCGTGCTCTGACTCTAAAGCGATTGCTCAGGTAGGCACCATCTCTGCTAACTCCGACGAAACCGTGGGCAAACTCATCGCTGAAGCGATGGAGAAAGTGGGCAAAGAAGGCGTTATCACCGTAGAAGAAGGCACCGGCCTGCAGGACGAGCTGGACGTGGTTGAAGGTATGCAGTTCGACCGTGGCTACTTGTCTCCATACTTCATCAACAAGCCGGAAACCGGTGCTGTTGAGCTTGAAAGCCCGTTCATTCTGCTGGCTGACAAAAAAGTATCTAACATCCGCGAACTGCTGCCGCTGCTGGAAGCCGTTGCGAAAGCCGGTAAGCCGCTTCTGATCGTCGCTGAAGACGTAGAAGGCGAAGCGCTGGCAACGCTGGTGGTCAACACCATGCGCGGCATCGTGAAAGTCGCTGCGGTGAAAGCACCGGGCTTTGGCGACCGTCGTAAAGCGATGCTGCAGGACATCGCGGTGCTGACTGGCGGTACCGTTATCTCTGAAGAGATCGGTATGGAGCTGGAAAAAGCGACCCTGGAAGACCTGGGCCAGGCTAAACGTGTGGTTATCAACAAAGACACCACCACCATCATCGATGGCGTGGGTGAAGAAGCCACCATTCAGGGCCGTGTGACGCAGATTCGCCAGCAGATTGAAGAGGCGACTTCTGATTACGACCGTGAAAAACTGCAGGAGCGCGTAGCTAAACTGGCAGGCGGCGTTGCCGTTATCAAAGTTGGCGCGGCAACTGAAGTTGAAATGAAAGAGAAGAAAGCACGCGTTGAAGATGCCCTGCACGCGACCCGTGCTGCGGTAGAAGAAGGCGTGGTTGCAGGCGGCGGTGTGGCGCTGGTGCGAGTAGCCGCGAAGATTGCCAACCTGAAAGGTCAGAACGAAGACCAGAACGTGGGCATCAAAGTGGCGATGCGCGCAATGGAAGCTCCGCTGCGTCAGATCGTCTCTAACGCCGGTGAAGAGCCGTCTGTTATCGCTAACAATGTGAAAGCAGGCGACGGTAACTACGGTTACAACGCGGCGACCGAAGAGTACGGCAACATGATCGACTTCGGTATTCTGGATCCGACCAAAGTAACCCGTTCTGCTCTGCAGTACGCGTCTTCTGTTGCCGGTCTGATGAT
- a CDS encoding co-chaperone GroES has translation MSIRPLHDRVIVKRKEVETKSAGGIVLTGSAATKSTRGEIIAVGKGRILENGTVQPLDVKVGDIVIFNDGYGVKAEKIDNEEVLIMSESDILAIVEA, from the coding sequence ATGAGTATTCGTCCGTTACATGATCGTGTGATCGTCAAACGTAAAGAAGTTGAAACGAAATCCGCAGGCGGCATCGTTCTGACCGGCTCAGCGGCGACAAAATCAACGCGTGGCGAAATCATCGCTGTCGGTAAGGGCCGTATCCTGGAAAACGGGACTGTGCAGCCGCTGGACGTAAAAGTTGGTGATATCGTGATTTTCAACGATGGCTACGGCGTGAAAGCTGAGAAGATCGACAATGAAGAAGTGCTGATCATGTCCGAGTCCGACATTCTGGCAATTGTTGAAGCGTAA
- the yjeH gene encoding L-methionine/branched-chain amino acid transporter, with protein MSGLKQELGLAQGVGLLSTSLLGTGVFAVPALAALAAGNDSLWAWPILIVLVFPIAIVFAILGRHYPSAGGVVHFVELAFGPRLARVTGWLFLSVIPVGLPAALHIASGFGQALFGWHDEQLLAAELGTLAIVWWLGTRGARSSANLQTGVAILIVALIAAIWWFGTLSLRDIPFPPLNALSPERLFSALSVMFWCFVGLEAFAHLASEFRSPERDFPRALLIGLLLAGTVYWGCTVVVLHFNAYGEGLAAAASLPGIIVELFGVKALWIACIIGYLACFASLNIYIQSFARLVWAQAQSRPQSRFARLSTRRLPVNALNAVLACCVLSSLCIHMLAINLDALIVYANGIFIMVYLLCMLAGCRLLKGYSRLLAAFGGVLCLLLLAMVGYKSLYAIIMLAAFWLFLPERRSA; from the coding sequence ATGAGCGGACTAAAACAAGAGCTGGGATTAGCTCAGGGAGTCGGTTTACTTTCAACTTCATTGCTGGGCACCGGCGTCTTTGCTGTACCGGCCCTGGCCGCATTGGCCGCCGGAAACGACAGCCTGTGGGCGTGGCCCATTCTGATTGTGCTGGTCTTTCCCATCGCCATCGTATTTGCCATTCTGGGCCGCCATTACCCCAGCGCAGGTGGCGTCGTGCATTTTGTCGAGTTGGCCTTTGGCCCGCGCCTGGCCCGGGTGACCGGGTGGTTATTTCTTTCTGTGATTCCGGTGGGGCTGCCCGCAGCCCTGCATATCGCCTCGGGGTTTGGGCAGGCGCTGTTCGGCTGGCACGACGAGCAACTGTTAGCCGCAGAACTCGGGACGCTCGCCATTGTCTGGTGGCTGGGTACACGCGGCGCCCGCTCCAGCGCGAACCTACAAACGGGTGTTGCCATACTTATTGTTGCCCTGATTGCGGCAATCTGGTGGTTTGGCACGCTTTCGCTACGTGACATTCCCTTCCCGCCGCTCAACGCGCTGTCGCCTGAGCGGCTTTTTTCCGCGCTCTCGGTCATGTTCTGGTGTTTTGTTGGCCTGGAGGCCTTTGCCCATCTGGCATCAGAGTTTCGCTCACCTGAGCGCGATTTTCCTCGTGCGCTGCTGATTGGCCTTCTGCTTGCCGGTACGGTGTACTGGGGCTGCACGGTGGTTGTACTGCACTTCAATGCTTACGGGGAAGGGCTTGCGGCGGCGGCCTCGCTGCCGGGCATCATTGTGGAACTGTTTGGCGTAAAAGCGCTGTGGATTGCCTGCATCATTGGCTACCTGGCCTGCTTCGCCAGCCTCAACATCTACATTCAAAGTTTTGCCCGGCTGGTCTGGGCCCAGGCGCAAAGCCGTCCACAAAGCCGCTTTGCCCGGCTGTCAACACGACGGTTACCGGTCAATGCGTTGAATGCGGTGCTGGCCTGCTGCGTACTGAGCTCACTGTGCATTCACATGCTCGCCATCAATCTGGATGCGCTTATCGTTTACGCCAATGGCATCTTTATTATGGTTTATCTGCTGTGCATGCTGGCGGGATGCCGTTTACTGAAGGGCTACTCTCGGTTACTGGCCGCGTTTGGGGGTGTGTTGTGCCTGCTGTTACTGGCCATGGTGGGTTACAAAAGTCTGTATGCCATTATTATGCTGGCGGCTTTTTGGCTTTTCCTACCTGAAAGGCGCAGCGCGTAA
- the fxsA gene encoding membrane protein FxsA: MRWIPLLAIFLYVYIEISIFIQVAHVFGVLLTLVLVIFTSILGMSLVRNQGLRNFIAMQQKIESGESPAKEMIKSISIVIAGVLLILPGFFTDFLGLLFLLPPVQKLLTLRLLPHLHFTRAPGGFSGGFGNDRGNTFDGEFQRKDDERSRLENKDDR, encoded by the coding sequence GTGCGCTGGATCCCTCTTCTCGCTATTTTTCTCTATGTTTATATTGAGATTTCTATCTTTATTCAGGTTGCGCATGTGTTCGGCGTGCTGCTGACGCTGGTGCTGGTGATTTTTACGTCCATTCTGGGGATGTCGCTGGTGCGCAACCAGGGGCTGCGCAACTTTATTGCCATGCAGCAGAAGATTGAATCTGGCGAAAGCCCGGCGAAGGAGATGATTAAGAGCATCTCCATTGTGATTGCCGGTGTTCTGCTTATTTTGCCAGGTTTTTTCACCGACTTCCTCGGCCTGCTGTTCCTGCTGCCGCCGGTACAAAAACTGTTGACGCTGCGTCTGCTGCCGCACCTGCATTTCACCCGCGCGCCGGGGGGGTTTAGTGGCGGTTTTGGCAACGATCGGGGCAACACGTTTGACGGCGAGTTTCAGCGCAAAGACGATGAGCGCTCCCGCCTTGAGAACAAAGACGACCGCTGA
- the aspA gene encoding aspartate ammonia-lyase, giving the protein MLNNIRIEEDLLGTREVPADAYYGIHTLRAIENFYISNNKISDIPEFVRGMVMVKKAVAMANLELQTIPRSIANAIIAACDEVLNNGKCMDQFPVDVYQGGAGTSVNMNTNEVLANIGLELMGHQKGEYQFLNPNDHVNKCQSTNDAYPTGFRIAVYASIIKLVDAIGQLSEGFGRKAAEFDNILKMGRTQLQDAVPMTLGQEFHAFRVLLNEETKNLMRTAELLLEVNLGATAIGTRLNTPDGYQQLAVAKLAEVSNLPVVPAEDLIEATSDCGAYVMVHSSLKRLAVKMSKICNDLRLLSSGPRAGLNEINLPELQAGSSIMPAKVNPVVPEVVNQVCFKVIGNDTTVTMASEAGQLQLNVMEPVIGQALFESIHILTNACYNLLEKTVNGITANKDVCESYVYNSIGIVTYLNPFIGHHNGDIVGKICAETGKSVREVVLERGLLTEAELDDIFSVDNLRHPAYKAKRYTDESEQ; this is encoded by the coding sequence ATGTTAAATAACATTCGTATCGAAGAAGATTTGTTGGGTACCCGAGAAGTACCGGCGGACGCTTACTACGGTATCCATACTCTGCGAGCGATTGAAAACTTCTATATCAGTAACAACAAAATCAGTGACATCCCCGAATTTGTTCGCGGCATGGTGATGGTCAAAAAGGCTGTTGCGATGGCGAACCTCGAACTGCAAACCATCCCACGCAGCATTGCCAACGCCATCATCGCAGCTTGTGATGAAGTGCTTAACAACGGCAAATGCATGGACCAGTTCCCGGTGGACGTTTACCAGGGCGGCGCAGGCACCTCGGTGAACATGAACACCAACGAAGTGCTGGCGAACATCGGTCTTGAACTGATGGGCCACCAGAAAGGCGAGTACCAGTTCCTCAACCCGAACGATCACGTTAATAAGTGCCAGTCCACTAACGACGCCTACCCGACCGGTTTTCGCATCGCGGTGTATGCCTCCATCATTAAACTGGTGGACGCTATCGGCCAGCTGAGCGAAGGTTTCGGGCGCAAGGCGGCTGAATTCGACAACATCCTGAAAATGGGCCGCACCCAGCTTCAGGACGCCGTACCAATGACGCTGGGCCAGGAATTCCACGCGTTTCGCGTACTGCTTAACGAAGAAACCAAAAACCTGATGCGCACCGCCGAACTGCTGCTTGAGGTTAACCTTGGCGCGACCGCCATCGGCACCCGCCTGAACACGCCAGACGGCTACCAGCAGCTGGCCGTTGCCAAGCTGGCAGAAGTCAGCAACCTGCCGGTGGTTCCGGCAGAAGACCTGATTGAAGCGACCTCCGACTGCGGCGCTTACGTGATGGTACACAGCTCGCTCAAGCGCCTGGCTGTGAAGATGTCAAAAATCTGTAATGACCTGCGCCTGCTGTCTTCTGGCCCGCGCGCCGGTCTGAACGAAATCAACCTGCCGGAACTGCAGGCGGGTTCGTCCATCATGCCAGCCAAAGTTAACCCGGTAGTGCCGGAAGTGGTAAACCAGGTGTGCTTTAAAGTTATCGGTAACGACACCACCGTCACCATGGCGTCCGAAGCAGGCCAGTTGCAGCTGAACGTTATGGAGCCGGTTATTGGCCAGGCATTGTTTGAATCTATCCATATTCTGACCAACGCCTGCTACAATCTGCTGGAGAAAACCGTTAACGGCATTACGGCGAACAAAGACGTGTGCGAAAGCTATGTGTACAACTCCATCGGCATCGTCACCTATCTGAACCCGTTCATTGGCCACCACAACGGCGATATCGTGGGTAAAATCTGTGCCGAAACCGGCAAGAGCGTGCGCGAAGTGGTGCTTGAGCGCGGCCTGCTGACAGAAGCCGAACTGGACGACATTTTCTCTGTCGACAACCTGCGCCACCCGGCCTATAAAGCAAAACGTTATACCGATGAAAGCGAACAATAA